Proteins from one Mercurialis annua linkage group LG7, ddMerAnnu1.2, whole genome shotgun sequence genomic window:
- the LOC126654976 gene encoding transcription factor bHLH155, producing MGTDLHNALRSFCFNTDWKYAVFWKLKHRARMVLTWEDAYYDNFEQHDPVANKCFGETLENLCGGRYSHDPLGLAVAKMSYHVYSLGEGIVGQVAITGKHRWIIADKHVTNSISSFEFSDGWQSQFSAGIRTIVVVAVVPYGVVQLASLNNVAEDMKLVTHIKDVFLSLQDSPVNNATSPLQHSMMKSSSYLHLPTKGLDSESVAIPSGLYYSDKVADKSTPYNQSTVLPYLQKQLDNSSHNYSLPPGIHQNTSVELINKHGGHESSMPMNFESVKLLQPRSDNYYLEQQNQVGRNLLVNHTCGETTSVWQDPGGGSALNITPHLNSYVKDIINLDDVILPYEKFGTDLANFPVDLLDSTFCHRSKSDGLDTCQNGALNMPDSSRMNLRKGHDKKLEYQSESSDIDTSNTFLKFSAGSELHEALGSVFSKRSMYFDCEAEKTEVGNIAEVLEGISSSQLTFDPGSENLLEAVVGSVCYSGSSEAKCEKSVSKSVQSLLTTEKMPELQCQAKHIIHSSDFSIKQQSLVQEEKHNCSSSTGVYGAISSKAFSSTCPSNYSEQLDRRSEPAKNNKKRTKPGESCRPRPRDRQLIQDRIKELRDLVPNGAKCSIDSLLERTVKHMLFLEGITKHADKLNKCAESKMYQKGTDTSNYEKGSSWAVEVGGHLKVSSIIVENLNKNGQMLVEMLCEECSHFLEIAEAIRSLGLTILKGITEAHGEKTWICFMVEGQNNRVMHRMDILWSLVQILQPKTSN from the exons ATGGGGACTGACTTGCATAATGCTTTGAGGAGCTTCTGCTTCAACACTGATTGGAAGTATGCTGTGTTTTGGAAGCTCAAGCATCGAGCTCGAAT GGTTCTAACTTGGGAAGATGCTTACTATGACAATTTTGAACAACATGATCCTGTAGCGAATAAGTGCTTTGGAGAGACCCTTGAGAACTTGTGCGGCGGGCGTTATTCACATGACCCGCTTGGATTAGCCGTGGCAAAGATGTCGTATCATGTGTATTCTCTTGGAGAAGG GATTGTTGGCCAAGTGGCAATTACTGGAAAACATAGATGGATCATTGCAGATAAGCATGTGACAAATTCTATCTCCTCATTTGAG TTCTCTGACGGCTGGCAAAGTCAGTTTTCAGCGGGGATCAGG ACCATTGTTGTTGTTGCTGTTGTTCCCTATGGAGTTGTGCAACTCGCATCTTTGAATAAT GTCGCTGAGGATATGAAGCTGGTAACCCATATCAAAGATGTCTTTTTATCCCTTCAAGATTCCCCGGTAAATAATGCTACTAGTCCTTTGCAACACAGCATGATGAAGAGTTCCTCATATCTG CATTTGCCTACAAAAGGCTTGGATTCAGAATCAGTGGCTATTCCTAGTGGTTTATACTACTCAGATAAAGTAGCAGACAAGAGCACGCCATACAATCAGTCCACCGTGCTCCCTTATTTACAGAAACAATTGGACAATTCTTCTCATAATTACTCCCTTCCTCCTGGTATCCATCAGAATACATCAGTTGAGTTGATAAATAAACATGGAGGGCATGAATCGTCCATGCCAATGAATTTTGAAAGTGTGAAATTGCTTCAGCCTAGATCAGATAATTACTATTTGGAGCAGCAGAATCAAGTAGGAAGAAATTTATTAGTTAACCACACATGTGGAGAAACGACTAGTGTTTGGCAAGATCCGGGTGGGGGATCGGCGTTGAACATAACTCCACATTTGAATAGTTATGTTAAggatattataaatttagatgATGTTATACTTccatatgaaaagtttggaacTGATCTTGCAAACTTTCCTGTGGACCTTCTCGACTCTACTTTTTGTCATAGATCTAAGTCAGATGGGCTAGATACTTGTCAAAATGGAGCACTGAACATGCCTGATTCTTCACGAATGAATCTCAGAAAAGGTCATGATAAAAAGCTGGAATATCAATCTGAGTCAAGTGACATAGATACCTCGAACACATTTTTAAAGTTCTCGGCAGGCTCTGAGCTGCATGAAGCTCTAGGATCAGTTTTTTCTAAAAGGTCTATGTACTTTGATTGTGAAGCAGAAAAGACTGAAGTCGGGAACATTGCTGAGGTGCTAGAAGGAATAAGTTCTAGCCAGTTAACATTCGACCCTGGTTCAGAAAATCTTCTAGAAGCTGTAGTAGGCAGTGTTTGCTATAGTGGCAGCAGTGAAGCGAAATGTGAGAAATCTGTCAGTAAATCAGTGCAATCTCTGTTGACAACTGAGAAAATGCCAGAGCTTCAGTGCCAAGCAAAACATATTATCCATTCATCTGATTTTTCGATTAAGCAGCAGTCTTTGGTTCAAGAGGAGAAACACAACTGCTCAAGCTCAACAGGCGTATATGGTGCGATATCTTCAAAAGCATTTTCGTCAACTTGTCCAAGTAACTATAGTGAACAGTTAGATAGGCGCTCTGAACCAGCGAAGAATAACAAAAAGAGGACTAAACCTGGTGAAAGCTGCCGCCCTAGGCCGCGGGACAGACAACTGATTCAAGATCGTATTAAGGAGCTGAGGGATCTTGTGCCAAACGGGGCAAAG TGCAGTATTGATTCCTTGCTGGAGCGCACGGTTAAACACATGCTGTTTTTAGAAGGTATCACTAAGCATGCGGACAAGCTCAATAAATGTGCTGAATCGAAG ATGTATCAGAAAGGAACAGACACCTCCAACTATGAAAAAGGTTCAAGCTGGGCAGTGGAGGTGGGAGGCCACTTGAAAGTTTCTTCAATAATAGTAGAGAACCTAAACAAAAATGGTCAGATGCTTGTAGAG ATGCTATGTGAGGAATGCAGTCATTTCCTTGAGATAGCAGAAGCTATCAGAAGTTTGGGTCTGACGATCTTGAAAGGGATTACTGAAGCGCATGGCGAGAAGACATGGATATGTTTCATGGTTGAG GGACAAAACAACAGAGTTATGCACAGAATGGATATTTTATGGTCACTCGTGCAGATACTACAACCCAAGACTTCAAACTAA